ATCGAGACCATCGTCGACGACTTCGACTTCGTGCTGATCGACTGCCCGCCGTCGCTGGGTCTCATCACCGTCAACGGTCTGGCGGCGGCCCACGAGGTCCTGGTGCCGATCCAGTGCGAGTACTACGCCCTGGAGGGCCTGAGCCAGCTCCTGCGCAACGTCAACCTAGTCTCGACCAATCTCAACGAGACACTCGAAGTCACCACAATCGTCCTCACCATGTTCGACGCCCGCACCCGACTCTCCGTCGACGTGGCCAACGAGGTCAGGGAGCACTTCTCGGAGCGGGTCTGCCGGGTTGTGATCCCCCGGACGGTCCGCTTGTCGGAGGCCCCGTCGTTCGGGCAGCCCATCACGGTTTTCGATCCCGCTTCGCGAGGCGCAGTGGCGTACCGCGAGCTGGCCAAGGAGGTGAGCAATGGCGCGCCGCAGCGGACTCGGTAAGGGGCTGAGCGCCCTCATTCCTAGTGAAGCGGTCGGGGAGTCCGACTCGATTCTGCGGGTGGTGCCGATCTCCCATATCCGTCCCAACTCCTTCCAGCCCCGCAGCAACTTCGACGAGGAATCCATGGCCTCGCTGGCCTCCTCCATCAAGGCGGTGGGTCTGCTGCAGCCGGTCCTGGTGCGCGAGCTGCAGGACGAGGGCGAGAGTTACGAGCTCATCGCGGGGGAGCGGCGTTGGCGGGCGGCTCGGCGCGCCGGGCTCCAGACCATCCCGGTCCTCGTCCAGCGGGCCGACGACGTGGCGAGCCTCGAGCAAGCGCTTGTCGAGAACCTGCACCGGGTCGATCTCAATGCACTCGAGGAAGCCGCGGCCTACCAGCAGCTGATCGACGAGTTCGGGCTCACCCACGAGCAGGTGGCCTCGCGCATGGGCAAGGGTCGGGCGACCGTTACCAACACCCTGCGCCTCCTCCAGCTGCCGGCCGGCGCGCAGCGGGCCCTGGCGGAGCGGACCATCTCGGCCGGACATGCCC
The nucleotide sequence above comes from Acidimicrobiales bacterium. Encoded proteins:
- a CDS encoding ParB/RepB/Spo0J family partition protein yields the protein MARRSGLGKGLSALIPSEAVGESDSILRVVPISHIRPNSFQPRSNFDEESMASLASSIKAVGLLQPVLVRELQDEGESYELIAGERRWRAARRAGLQTIPVLVQRADDVASLEQALVENLHRVDLNALEEAAAYQQLIDEFGLTHEQVASRMGKGRATVTNTLRLLQLPAGAQRALAERTISAGHARALLGTPDRALQERLVERIVEEGLTVRAVEDLVRSGGVDLRV